One Roseomonas gilardii subsp. gilardii genomic region harbors:
- a CDS encoding transcriptional regulator, whose protein sequence is MARAALQLGVREAAALASVSPNTIARLERGESLYARTVDAIRTALEGAGVEFIPENGGGAGVRLRKTDAPS, encoded by the coding sequence ATGGCGCGAGCTGCACTTCAGCTTGGAGTGCGTGAGGCCGCAGCCCTGGCCTCGGTGTCCCCAAACACCATCGCCCGTCTCGAACGCGGCGAAAGCCTCTACGCCCGCACGGTGGACGCTATCAGGACTGCCCTCGAAGGGGCCGGCGTCGAGTTCATCCCCGAGAACGGTGGCGGGGCTGGGGTGAGGCTGCGCAAGACGGACGCGCCATCGTGA
- a CDS encoding recombinase family protein: protein MQIGYARTSTVEQLAGLEGQDRDLRAAGCERILSERVSSVAARPQLDAALAQLRAGDTLVVTKPDRLARSVADLLALVARIEAAGAALRVLSMGGQEVDTRTPTGRLMLTMLGAVAEFERGLMLERQREGIAKAKAEGKYQGRAPTAQRQAAEVMRLKTEGVRPVDIARRLGMGRASVYRILGSSTLPPTGNVPEQK, encoded by the coding sequence ATGCAGATCGGTTACGCCCGCACCTCCACCGTGGAACAACTCGCCGGGCTGGAAGGACAGGATCGCGATCTGCGCGCCGCCGGCTGCGAACGCATCCTGTCCGAGCGCGTGTCGTCGGTGGCGGCCCGGCCCCAACTCGACGCGGCGCTGGCGCAGCTCCGGGCCGGGGACACGCTGGTGGTCACGAAGCCTGACCGCCTCGCCCGCTCGGTGGCCGATCTTCTGGCCCTGGTGGCCCGCATCGAAGCGGCGGGGGCGGCGCTGCGGGTCCTGTCCATGGGGGGACAGGAGGTGGACACGCGCACCCCCACTGGGCGCCTGATGCTGACCATGCTGGGGGCGGTGGCGGAGTTCGAGCGCGGATTGATGCTGGAACGCCAGCGCGAGGGTATCGCCAAAGCCAAGGCGGAAGGGAAGTACCAGGGCCGCGCCCCGACTGCGCAGCGGCAGGCGGCCGAAGTGATGCGGCTCAAGACTGAAGGGGTGCGGCCGGTGGACATTGCGCGTCGCCTGGGGATGGGCAGGGCCTCTGTGTATCGCATCCTCGGCAGCAGCACGTTACCGCCTACAGGTAACGTGCCCGAGCAGAAGTAG